A region of the bacterium HR11 genome:
GGCGGGCTTTATATGTAAAGGCGGTGTCCGGTCGGGTACCGGGTGTCAGGCGCTCAGCGGTCCTTTAGCCACGAACCTACCATCCTACTGCCTTATTGCCTCACTGCCTCACGATCACCCGGGCCATCGCTTGGGCCATCGGCCGGACGGTCCCGATGACCCGCGCCGAGAACCCGTCGGCTTCCAGGGCGGCACAGAAGTCCTCAGCCGCCGCCGGCGACAGGGCAATCAGCAATCCTCCGGACGTCTGGGGCTCAAAGAGGGCCCGCTCCCACCGCTCGGCCGCCTCCGGGGGGTCCCATACGACGTGGGCGCCGTAGTACTTCGCGTTCGTCCGGCTGGCGCCCGTCCAGAGGCCTTGCGCCCACAGGCGGGCGGCCGGCTCGTAGACGGGCACGTCGGCCCAGTGCAGGACCAGGTCGACCCGGCTGGCGACGGCCAGGTGCCAGGCGTGGCCGCCCAGGCCGAAGCCCGTCACGTCCGTCGCCGCATGAGCCCCCCAGCGGACCATGTGACGGGCGGCGCTGGCATTCAAACGGGCCATGCCTTCGAACACGGGCCGGGCCTCGGCTTCCGAGAGGCCGCCGCCCTTGAACTGCTCG
Encoded here:
- the selD gene encoding Selenide, water dikinase, whose amino-acid sequence is MDDAGGVCLPDGALLFQSVDIIAPPCDDPYLYGRIAAANALSDLYARGAAPLCALHVLALPPSKVPADVAARIVQGGLDALAEAGAVSLGGHTLKEANVFYGLAVTGHARPDRVVSMRGARPGDVLILTKPIGTGIVIEQFKGGGLSEAEARPVFEGMARLNASAARHMVRWGAHAATDVTGFGLGGHAWHLAVASRVDLVLHWADVPVYEPAARLWAQGLWTGASRTNAKYYGAHVVWDPPEAAERWERALFEPQTSGGLLIALSPAAAEDFCAALEADGFSARVIGTVRPMAQAMARVIVRQ